From Echinicola jeungdonensis, the proteins below share one genomic window:
- a CDS encoding DUF4199 domain-containing protein, whose product MFTFIGLLWIGLERAVGLHDEYIGFHSTYTNLFAFIAILLYVLALLDKRNHYYKGYISWKNAFFSGLVLSAIIAILSPLSQLISHKIVTPHYFENAINHAVSRKIMSQQEAESYFSLGNYILQTTFFAFIVGCITAALISIFIRKSPQAI is encoded by the coding sequence ATATTTACATTTATAGGTTTGTTGTGGATTGGGCTGGAAAGAGCTGTAGGACTTCATGATGAATACATTGGATTCCATTCTACCTATACCAACCTTTTTGCATTTATAGCCATTTTACTCTATGTTTTGGCGCTTTTGGATAAAAGGAACCACTATTATAAAGGGTATATTAGTTGGAAAAATGCTTTTTTCTCCGGCCTGGTCTTATCCGCGATTATAGCCATTCTTAGCCCCCTGTCCCAGTTGATCAGCCATAAAATTGTCACCCCACATTATTTTGAAAATGCCATAAACCACGCAGTAAGTAGAAAAATAATGAGCCAGCAAGAAGCAGAAAGTTATTTCTCCCTTGGGAATTACATCCTTCAAACAACCTTTTTTGCTTTTATCGTGGGTTGTATAACTGCTGCCCTTATTTCTATTTTCATCAGAAAAAGCCCTCAAGCCATTTAA